A single window of Aythya fuligula isolate bAytFul2 chromosome Z, bAytFul2.pri, whole genome shotgun sequence DNA harbors:
- the HMGCS1 gene encoding hydroxymethylglutaryl-CoA synthase, cytoplasmic, with protein sequence MPGSLPVNVESCWPKDVGIVALEIYFPSQYVDQTELEKYDGVDAGKYTIGLGQSKMGFCSDREDINSLSLTVVQKLMERNSLSYDCIGRLEVGTETIIDKSKSVKTVLMQLFEESGNTDVEGIDTTNACYGGTAALFNAVNWIESSSWDGRYALVVAGDIAVYAAGNARPTGGAGAVAMLIGPNAPLIFERGLRGTHMQHAYDFYKPDMVSEYPVVDGKLSIQCYLSALDRCYTVYRNKIHAQWQKEGTDRRFTLNDFGFMIFHSPYCKLVQKSVARLLLNDFLSDQNPETASGIFSGLEAFRDIKLEDTYFDRDVEKAFMKASAELFNQKTKASLLVSNQNGNMYTPSVYGCLASLLAQYSPEHLAGQRISVFSYGSGFAATLYSIRVTQDATPGSALDKITASLSDLKTRLDSRKCIAPDVFVENMKIRQETHHLANYIPQCSVEDLFEGTWYLVRVDEKHRRTYARRPIMGDGPLEAGVEVVHPGIVHEHIPSPAKKVPRIPATTESEGVTVAISNGEH encoded by the exons ATGCCTGGGTCTCTTCCAGTGAACGTTGAATCCTGTTGGCCTAAAGATGTGGGAATTGTTGCactagaaatatattttccctctCAGTATGTTGACCAGACAGAGCTGGAGAAGTATGATGGTGTGGATGCCGGCAAGTACACCATTGGGTTAGGCCAGTCGAAGATGGGGTTCTGCTCTGACCGTGAAGATATCAATTCCCTCAGCTTGACTGTGGTTCAGAAGCTTATGGAGAGGAACAGCCTCTCCTATGATTGTATTGGGAGATTAGAAGTTGGAACGGAGACAATAATTGATAAATCCAAATCTGTAAAGACTGTCCTGATGCAACTTTTTGAAGAATCTGGTAATACAGATGTAGAAGGAATCGACACCACGAATGCATGCTATGGAGGCACTGCTGCTCTTTTTAATGCGGTTAATTGGATTGAGTCCAGTTCTTGGGATG GGCGTTATGCACTTGTTGTCGCTGGAGACATTGCTGTGTATGCCGCTGGAAACGCCAGGCCAACAGGGGGAGCTGGTGCTGTTGCTATGCTCATTGGCCCAAATGCTCCTTTGATTTTTGAGAGAG GACTGCGTGGAACCCACATGCAGCATGCCTATGACTTCTATAAGCCAGACATGGTCTCCGAATACCCTGTTGTTGATGGCAAACTGTCTATACAGTGCTACCTCAGTGCGTTAGATCGCTGCTATACTGTCTATCGCAACAAAATCCACGCCCAGTGGCAAAAGG AAGGAACAGACAGACGTTTCACCTTGAATGACTTTGGATTCATGATCTTTCATTCTCCCTACTGTAAACTGGTGCAGAAGAGTGTGGCTAGACTGCTGCTGAATGACTTTCTCAGTGACCAGAACCCAGAGACAGCAAGTGGCATTTTCAGTGGGCTGGAAGCTTTCAG gGATATAAAACTTGAAGATACATATTTTGACAGAGATGTAGAAAAAGCTTTTATGAAAGCTAGTGCAGAGCTCTTCAATCAGAAAACCAAAGCTTCATTACTTGTGTCCAATCAGAATGGAAATATGTATACCCCTTCAGTCTACGGTTGCCTTGCCTCTCTTCTAGCCCA GTACTCTCCAGAGCATCTTGCAGGACAGAGAATTAGTGTGTTCTCATATGgctctggttttgctgctaCTCTGTATTCCATCAGAGTTACACAGGATGCCACTCCTG GTTCTGCACTGGACAAAATAACTGCCAGCCTTTCTGATCTTAAAACAAGACTTGACTCAAGAAAATGTATTGCACCTGATGTCTTTGTTGAAAACATGAAGATCAGACAGGAAACTCATCACTTGG ccaACTATATTCCACAGTGTTCTGTAGAAGATCTCTTTGAGGGAACATGGTACCTTGTGCGTGTGgatgaaaaacacagaagaactTATGCACGACGCCCAATCATGGGTGATGGACCTCTGGAGGCAGGAGTTGAAGTTGTCCACCCAGGCATTGTTCATGAG CACATCCCAAGCCCTGCTAAGAAAGTGCCAAGAATCCCTGCAACAACAGAATCTGAAGGCGTTACTGTTGCCATTTCCAATGGGGAGCATTAA